GAATCGCGAGACAAAGATTATTAATGATTTGTTGACGTTGGTGACTTTAGATAAAAAGGATAATTCACTACGTATTAAAGAAGTGGATGTTAATCAGTTAATCGTGGATGTGATGAAGCGCTTAAAACCTTTAGCAGACTTAAAAAATATACAGATGCTTTTTGAAAGCTATCGAAATGTTCAAGCGGAAATAGATGATACAAAAATGGAACTTGCCATTACCAATCTTATTGAAAATGCCATTAAGTATAACAAGGAATATGGGTATATTAATGTGAGTTTAGATACGGATTTTAAAAACTTTTTCATTAAAATAAAAGATACAGGGGAAGGAATTTCTCAAGAACATATTGATCAAGTGTTTAGACGGTTTTATCGAGTGGACAAAACCCGGTCAAGAGATACGGGCGGAACGGGTCTTGGATTATCAATTGTTCAAAAAACCATATATATGCATCAAGGAAGTATAAAATGTAAAAGTGAGCTTGGTCAGTGGACAGAATTTATTGTGACGATGCCAATTAAACATATTAAACGAACGTATGAAGAGGAGTAAAAAATGGTAAAAAAAATACTGCTACTTGGATTATGTTTTTTGATGATTACCGGATGTCAAGCTTCATCTAATCGTTTTCTTCAATCCAGTAGCGAAGCACAGATTTATTTGTTTAATGAAGAGACGCTGGATATTGAACCGGTGGATTTGTATTTAAAAGATATTATTGATATTCAAAATGTCAATCAAGTGACACACTATGTACTTAACATGTTATCCCAAGGTGCCAAAAGCTCATCATTAAGTCCAACATTAAAAAAAGAAGTGGAGCTTGAGTACTACGTATTTAGTGAGGGGAATATGCTTTTGAATTTTAATGAGGCTTATGCTCAGATGAATTCGTTGGAAGAATTAATCGCAAGAAGTTCGCTGGTACTGAGTCTGACATCCTTTGATATGATAAGCTCGGTAGAAATTGTTGTGGGGGAAGAGGCCCTTATTGATCAAATGGGGAATCGTATTGGACGAATGCGAAATGAAGATGTCTATTTATCCATGTATGCATCGGCAAATACTACGGTGGATACTCAATTTACTATTTATTGTCCTGCAGATAATCGACGATATTTAAAAGAAAAAGAAGTGACAATAACGTTGCACCCGAACAAGCACAAAGAAGAGCTTATAGTAGAATACTTAATTGAAGAATCGTCATGTCAGTTTTTGCCGGAAGAGACCAAAGTATTGGATGTGCAAATTCATGATACGACATGCTATGTGAACTTTAACGAACAATTTTTAACCTCATACCTGCCTGAAGGCATTACAAGCCCGGTAGCAATTTATGGGATTGTTAATACACTGACTGAACTGAGTAATATTTCGAAGGTTCAGATTTTAGTTGAAGGTGAAATCGTTGATAACTTTCAAGGAACATTTCCTTTAAATGTACCTTTAAGCAAAAACTTTCAACTTGTTCAATAATAGGAGGTGATGTGAATCAAAAGATATATCCTGAAAAAGTATAGTATACATATTTTACTTGTATTATTATCTATAATTCGTGTATGGCAATATACGGATGCCTATTTTGAGGCACTAGAATATATTGAATCCATAGATTCAATAGAAATAGAAGTTCAAATAAATGATATCCGGCAAACTCAATATGGATATTCATGTCATTTTACAATTCTAAAGCCGATGAAGACCGCTTCTCTAGCAAATTATACCGGTTATTTTTATTTAAATAAACAGCAGCAATCTAAATATTTTCCAAATCTCAACCAAGAAAAACATAAATACATACATCAAAAATACCGTCTTCAGGGACAATTTGAAAAAGCATGGTATCCAAGAAATCCGGGGCAGACCCACCCGCTTATTTATTTGATGGGCAAAAAAGCTTTTGGGGCATTTGACTATGAGCATTTAGAAAAGATTGTAGTACAGCAAAGCTCAAGACAACATTTTATCAGCAGCCTGAAGAAAAAAAGTGCATTTATTCGATTGCGCAGTATTAAAAAAATTGAGCAACAATTGGCAGAGTGTTTTGGAAAAGTAGAGTATGGCTTGCTAAAAGCAATGATTTTAGGAGATAAGTCGTCATTAGATGCTGATATTGTAACAAAATACTCAAACCATGGATTGTCACATATATTGGCTATATCCGGTCTGCATATTATGATTTTTATTGGATGTCTGGAGTATTTTTTTAGAAGCTTGTTATTGCCAAAAACATATAGATTATGGCTGGTTTTTTTGCTCTTAGTTATATATATATGGATGCTT
This sequence is a window from Vallitaleaceae bacterium 9-2. Protein-coding genes within it:
- a CDS encoding GerMN domain-containing protein, producing MVKKILLLGLCFLMITGCQASSNRFLQSSSEAQIYLFNEETLDIEPVDLYLKDIIDIQNVNQVTHYVLNMLSQGAKSSSLSPTLKKEVELEYYVFSEGNMLLNFNEAYAQMNSLEELIARSSLVLSLTSFDMISSVEIVVGEEALIDQMGNRIGRMRNEDVYLSMYASANTTVDTQFTIYCPADNRRYLKEKEVTITLHPNKHKEELIVEYLIEESSCQFLPEETKVLDVQIHDTTCYVNFNEQFLTSYLPEGITSPVAIYGIVNTLTELSNISKVQILVEGEIVDNFQGTFPLNVPLSKNFQLVQ